Proteins encoded together in one Impatiens glandulifera chromosome 1, dImpGla2.1, whole genome shotgun sequence window:
- the LOC124913155 gene encoding bidirectional sugar transporter SWEET1a-like yields MYIHFFLCLLCDEKGQTRHICFRKFRSIWTYSCAHTTFSPTVFISDLHSGVHRKNVIQTRSNEFMSITLIISLTMNATAWFFYGYFVKDIFISFPNMIGTVFGIIQIGVFLYYRPPPGGVTVEAVESGESGETGEAGEADEAEETDEAGETEEADEAEEAGEADETGEANETDETGETGETGEIDEANETDETDETGETGETGEIDEIDEIDETETREVEDA; encoded by the exons ATGTATATACATTTCTTTCTATGTCTATTATGCGACGAGAAAG GTCAAACCCGTCATATTTGTTTTAGGAAGTTTAGGAGCATATGGACTTACAGTTGTGCTCACACAACTTTTAGTCCAACCGTATTTATATCGGATTTACATAGTGGGGTGCATAGG AAGAATGTGATTCAAACGCGCAGTAATGAATTCATGTCGATCACTCTAATTATATCGCTGACAATGAATGCGACTGCGTGGTTTTTCTATGGATATTTTGTCAAGGATATTTTTATCTCG TTCCCAAACATGATCGGGACGGTGTTTGGAATTATCCAAATAGGTGTGTTTCTATATTACAGGCCGCCACCCGGAGGAGTCACCGTAGAGGCAGTAGAGAGTGGAGAGAGTGGAGAGACCGGAGAGGCCGGAGAGGCCGACGAGGCCGAAGAGACGGACGAGGCCGGCGAGACCGAAGAGGCTGACGAGGCCGAAGAGGCTGGCGAGGCCGACGAGACTGGCGAGGCCAACGAGACCGACGAGACCGGCGAGACCGGCGAGACTGGCGAGATTGACGAGGCCAACGAGACCGACGAGACCGACGAGACCGGCGAGACCGGCGAGACTGGCGAGATTGACGAGATTGACGAGATTGACGAGACTGAGACTAGAGAGGTCGAAGATGCTTGA